ATCTGGCAGGCGTTCACGTGTCCGGTGCGAGCCCATGTTGCTCCTTGGTGTGAGTGCGACAAATGTTTGCTCTTCTTGGTTGTATGCCATCAGTTAGGATATTTCCTAAGTATTATTGACATCTGCTCTTGCGTGATGTTACTTAGGGAGATGTCTAAGTTTGATCCCAACCTCGATCAGTGCTTTTCCGCTCTCGGCGATCCGACGCGGCGCTTGATCCTGCAACGCCTTGCGCAAGGCGAGGCGAGCGTCAGCGAATTGGCCGAGCCGCATGACATGGCGCTGCCGTCCTTCATGGAGCACTTGAAGAAGCTGGAATCGGCTGGCCTCGTCACATCGAAAAAGCAAGGTCGAACACGAACCTGCGAACTTGCCCCCGATGCTTTTGCGCCCGCCAAAGACTGGCTGAGCGAGCAAAGCGCGATCTGGGATGCGCGGCTCGACCGCCTTGATGATTACGTCACCAATTTGATGAAGGAACGCAAAAAATGAACCTCGATCCCAAAACCGATCTGACCTTCACCCGCACAATCAATGCGCCAGTTTCTTTGCTTTGGGAGTGCTGGACCACACCTAAACACATCAAGAATTTCTTCGTTCCCAAACCGCATTCCGTTGACGATTGCGAAATCGACCTGCGAGTCGGTGGTCGCTTCAATACCGTCATGAACGTCGATGGCAATCAAATGGTGAATGAAGGCGTTTATC
The DNA window shown above is from Puniceibacterium sp. IMCC21224 and carries:
- a CDS encoding helix-turn-helix transcriptional regulator, yielding MSKFDPNLDQCFSALGDPTRRLILQRLAQGEASVSELAEPHDMALPSFMEHLKKLESAGLVTSKKQGRTRTCELAPDAFAPAKDWLSEQSAIWDARLDRLDDYVTNLMKERKK